The genomic window CATGTAAGTGGCTGTCGTTCCCTGTTTTTCTCCCAGTGTCTAGCTAATGCCTCCACTTCCTCTTGTTCTCCAGGTAAACTCTCTTCTCCGACTGATTCTGGACAAAGCTCATCGATCCTCGGTGAGTTTCGAGGTTGCTTAGATGTCGGGTACATCGAGTCGCCAATATTCCCTCCGCATCGTGGCATTCATGTCGGAGTTGATCCATGTTAGTGATGTATATCGGGTATATAATTCTCGAAATCTGATCCCTAATGTTCATTTTTATCACTTTTATCAGGTCGAAGTCGGAAAACGGCGTCTCTAGTCAAGATCTGAGCGCTAGCATGGTCTGGATGTACGCCTCGATGGTTCCTCCTGGCTTTTGCTTCCGTTCTCGCAGCTCATACTCTCGCTCGAAGTTGGATCGGTGACTCTGAAACTGCTGTTGCAGCGCGTACCTCAGGTTAGTCCACTCTTGCTTCTCCGTCGACCTCACGTACATCCAGTACCACTCCTTGCCTTGTCCTTCCACTAATACGTGAAATTCTCTTAGGACCTCCTTCCACGGCACCTGATACGACCTTTGGAGATGTTCGAGGCGGAATATAAATTCTGACAAGGGCATACTTCTGGGCCTTCCATCGAAACTGAGCTCCCACTTCCGCAGCTGGCCGACTTTAAACGCAGAATCGCCTGCTACACCGCTTGACCGACGCTGATCTGGTCCTGGATTGAAGTTGTACTGTGTCCCACCGTTTCCAGGAGGATGTTCTGGGGGCGTCGTGTGAGACCCATTCCACCTTCTTGGTTCCTGCTCCGTCGACCAGGCGGTTTGCCGATACCCTTCCGATGCGTGACGATTCATCTCCTGCTTCTCCTGCGCCCCAGATGTTGGCGGCGGGAATCCCATATAGGAACGTACCCCTGGCAGTGTGATTGGCGGAGGTGGTTGTAACATCCTCGGGTCGAATGTTGGCATCTGACTCGGTTTCGCCCGCGGCTGCTCTGCAATGCCTTGAGGTGGCGGCATCGGCGTCCCCGAAGAGGGTATTTGGCCCTGTCCAACTTGTTGTCCTTGGGCCTGGCGAACCTGCGACATCTCTGCGCCACTCCGCCATGCAGTCATTAATGTCCTTCATGAACTGCAACATATCCTGCTGCATCTGCTGTTTGAACATTTCGTATGCCGTCGACATTCCCACCTGGTACGTATGTTGTGCTTGAACCAGTGCTGCGTTAACCCCTGACTTTATTTCAGATGGCAAAGACTTTGGTATGGCCCCGGTTCCGCCTGCCGACTGAAGACCACTCGCTTCTCCTGGACTTCCGCTTCCCATTCCTTCAGGATTCTGCTCCCTTACCGACTCCATGCCTTCGGGTGCCGATATGTTCTCCAATTTCTCCTCTTGATTCGCTTGTGAGCGAGTTACTGGCGGAGTCATACCTGCTGGTACCCTATTCCGGATGAACTCCAAGCTCCTCCTcaattttctatatatatCCTAATTTCTttcttatgtatatttgtttttcatatctCTTTCTACAAATTCTGGGGGTATGGGACGTAGCTATTTACATTACCCACTAACTTTTCTCTCCTTTCCTTCAGTTCCTAATCCGTTCGTgtcaattttttataattatttaaacgATTTTACTAATTTACGTGATCTTTATCTTTCAGCCTCGACTTAAAATTTGCTGGGCAACGATGTCACACTTTATTCCAGTGTACATGGACCACACCAACTCCAAGCATAGACAATAAATTTAGATAAGTTATTACAAATTTACTTTACCACAGACAACATATTAAAAAGACAGTTGTTTTCTATTTCTTTCACATAATGATGTACCTCCTAGCCTGGCTTCGCATGTCCCGCCTTTACTCGGTCATGGGTCCACTTGTAGACGGTCTCCTCTCTCTCAGCAAGGATTGTGCTCAACAGAAAGGACATTTCGGAATATCATTCACTGTGGCTACGATGGGTTCGACCCTCTAAGCCCGCCCACGGTCCAAAAAGCTGGTTTCCGATGTCGTTTTCTGTTGCCACATTCCCTGGTGAGTATTTACATTTTATGTTATGcttgaaatattttacttttattgattccatttcattaattttttatattttcattggGCGCCATTTGTCATGTCCTGTTTTTCGCGCAGTGTAGGTGCCGGCTAGTCATCGACCGTCCCAGGGAGGGGAACAACCAACAATGTTGTCTACGCAGCGgacacaacaaaaacaaaacggaAATTCAAACTCGGGCGACAGCAATTTCACGACGGATTTTTCTTGAACAAATGGACTGGACAACACAGCTCTTATCGTGGTCCTGGAGTCCCTCCCAACCATGAGTGCATCCTTCAACATTTTGGACACATCTCCCAAATCTGTTTTGTGGGTCATGCTACCTCGCctaactcatctcacccccaACACGAATTTTTATTCACAACACTTCATTATGTTTTCACATTATAATTCAGAAATTTCacttaaattttaacatttaataaTCCTACCTACGGTACCGAACTTTTACAGGgagtacatatatatatgaataaataaataaataacaataaacaatGTTCCAATAGTTTTGGGTTTGTGTGAATAAAtaggttaaataaataaataaataatttaaatatatataagtatGAATAAATTAGTTTGGGCGGTTTACATAATCTGAGATATCAGTctcaatttttatattttaactttCGGCTTGCTGACTTGGTTTGTCGTTTGCAGTTTTCGGGAACAAGTTTTATTTTCCTGTGGCCATCCGGGGATCAGTGGCCAATTTTCTTGTCGAAAATTTGGATCTCCTCCTGGTGGCTGGTCTTCGACTCTCCTTATGTAAGTCTCTGTTCCTGATCCAGGCTTACCCTCACGGAATATAGGGTAGGAACTTGACTTCTgctaatattataatttttttccaacAGAACCGTCTGCGACCAGTTACTTTTGCCCTTTAATCACCCTTGCTTGTTTTACTTTTCCAAGCCTCTCTCCGCCAAAAACCACTCAAACTTTTCGAGTTTAAACCTTGGTTCATTTTGAAGTTATCCGGTTTAAGGAACCAGTTCCATGACTTGATTAAGCTGCACGACTCCCTGAGCTCACGAGTCGTCGATAGTCGTGTATCGATTTTTCGCCTATCGTTATCAGTCTTAATGTAAACATCTTTGCTAAATTCCCAATTTGTGCATAGTTTTGTCGTTTAGCACATAACAatatgttgcagtgtcagtaccaggcgctcagtagcacccactgcatatgagaattgctgatcagcatattatatgtctcagtaactcaccgtctcaccgactcaacggcacactgactggctccaatgcagtcagcacatgttgcagttttagccgagccaactgcaccataatcataattccctgacctactttagaatatagcttatttcactaatcattacactaagcttccgcgttccaagtagtatataagcaggtatcatatgaagaataaatcagttatcaacacagctcataactccgcggttctacttcctacctctggggaTAGGGCTCGAAATATGTACACTAtttcaactagcagctaaccacgttagctcatcctcagcgcagctcagcattgcctgtggtccggcatcgcagtaaccatcgttaccattgccgtgacgcgatcgtcctgccatcaaagcgtcctcgtgccagcgacaagtgcttattacccccttgtcacgcggtgtgacccagaagtgtctattcggttaggcacaatcatatttagggtattcaattgcgttgcaaaagtgTAAACTTTGAAAGTTTGCCAGACGAGAATTGTGAACGCCCTCTATTTTAAAACATCGTTGCAGGATATTGACGTACAAAAGAAAGCTAACTTTTACATTTTTGTGAGAAGAAGGCTATGACCATCGCTTCGATTCGACCTCCCTGGCTCTCTTTCTTGAGGGTTGTTCTTCCATTGAAATTGTTATTCAACTATTTTGTTTAACAGaagacaaatatttttcatttgcatttaaaattcaaatttgtttCTTTCCGTTCACTGTCATTGTCATGGATTTAAACCCAacttttcagtatatttttggtgttttagataaaattcctaCCCATTATTAACCCCCTATTTCTACACAAGTACAACAGGTTTGCATTGTATATTTTTAGTGttttagataaaattcctaCCCATTATTAACCCCTTATTTCTATACAAGTACAAAAggtttgtattgtattgtattgtattgtattgtattgtattgtattgtattgtattgtattgtattgtattgtattgtattgtattgtattgtattgtattgtattgtattgtattgtattgtatattgttgttgaacgttgatgcactaagagcagtacaaacaagtggcccaaacgacaccaagcacgtgcttgttacgcgcgggcccatttttatttcgggcaaatacggttcgcgaggaaggtacatagaacaaataagacagtttttagtacagggatagaagttgaggaacaaattaaatgatataggttgttataatattagaaagaacgcgaaagggctcatgctgactaaaattagatgagcatcgtggcaagttgataggatggtagttttgcattagtctaacaggaacattgaaacttaggcggcttaccaaatctacagaatcaatatcgcctctgataagattctTCATAAAAAGcaagcataattctacggcttactagagtaggcaaattaattaatagcaatctactcgagtaagaaggcaacctgacgttttgatcccagttcaaaccacgtaaggcaaaaagaagaaattgtttctgtacggactctatacggtcaatgtgcacttgatactgaggactccaaacggaagaacagtattctaaattaggtcggacaagtgaggtaaataataatttggtagtgtatggatcatcaaattctttagaccaacgctttataaacccaagaacactcatagctttatttacagtagaggttatgtgggagtcaaatttaagtttaggatctaggagaacacctaaatcgtttactgagtatattcggtacaaggacatgttctgaagagggtaactcatgaacgttggcgtacccctataaaaagtcataacgttgcatgtaagatagtttaaattcaaaaggttgtactgacaccattcctggaatctatttatgtctgactgcaagcggaaaccagattcaatattattatatgaaaaacaaagcttaacatcatcagcatacattagtacacgagagagatttacgatagaaggaagatcatttataaacagagtaaacagcaaagggcctaaatgactgccctgaggcactccagatgtcacgttgatcatcttggaaacagcgtttttgaataaaaccctctgagatctaccattcaaataacttgaaatccaagttaacagattattcggaaacccaagctgatctaatttgaataaaagaagagagtggttaacagagtcaaaggctttactaaaatctgtatatataacgtccgtctgcaattttttgttaaatccatctagtacaaaagatgtcaattcgagcaggttagtggtggtcgcttaacaaaaccgtgttgacacggcgatattaaagaggagcacaaatgttgcaactgagaggtaataatgcgttcaaatgttttaggaattgcagacaatttggagattcctctatagttctgaacattaaccttcgcaccctttttgtggagtggaataataaaagaatctttccagatagtaggaaaaacagatgatgaaatagacaaattaaaaagtttaagaatgggtttacaaatagttcgggcacaaaacttaagaacacacccagggagtccatctggccccggagaataggttggcgttatagtttcttaatcacttaagagagaactctcggtgattacaggagaaacaagggagaacgctatagtcgagtacctcgactatcagatacccgttactcagctaaatggagatatgcaagcagcaaagcgagattaaaatgcgccaccgaccggcggtatacagatttaagcgttatgggcgttagagtgggcgtggcaaattttttattagatcaatcgataggtattgacgcgaccaatacatttcagttaaaattttttatctagcatgaaaattgtgggcgtcacagggttttgcggtttgtgggcgttaagtgggcgtggcaaaattttttttgggtcaatcgatgggtattgatgagaacattacatttcagttaaaattttctatctagcatcaaaactgtaggagccacagttttgggcggtttgtgggcgtaagagtgggcgtggcagtctactgaaacaaacttgcgctgcgtaggaagctcaggaatctgcacgccaagtctcaatagcctagctcccatagtttccgagatctcagcgttcatccggacagacggacagacggacagacggacagacggacagacggacatggcaagatcgactcggctagtgatcctgatcaagaatatatatactttatggggtcggaaacgcttccttctgcctgttacatactttccgacgaatctagtatacccttttactctatgagtaacgggtataaaaatacaatttgccctgtttaagtgattagggtagctagacttagaccatgaaacagaactgtaagtagattggaagaattcagcaaataaatctgcaatttcgggatccgtagatgcctcaatagagtttaatcgtacggatgatggcaatgctgaagactttcgcttagcattgacaaTGTTATAAAGttgcctcggatcctttgaaaattcaaatttacatcggttcaaatacatggaatagcaatgactgttaagtacattaaaattagtacgagccattgtattgtattgtattgtattgtattgtattgtattgtattgtattgtattgtattgtattgtattgtattgtattgtattgtattgtattgtattgtattgtattgtattgtattgtattgtattgtattgtattgtattgtattgtattgtattgtattgtattgtattgtattgtattgtattgtattgtattgtattgtattgtattgtattgtattgtattgtattgtattgtattgtattgtattgtattgtattgtattgtattgtattgtattgtattgtattgtattgtattgtattgtattgtattgtattgtattgtattgtattgtattgaattgtattgtattgtattgtattgtattgtattgtattgtattgtattgtattgtattgtattgtattgtattgtattgtattgtattgtattgtattgtattgtattgtattgtattgtattgtattgtattgtattgtataaATTGTATGGAATTGATCTGCGCGTGCGGTCCCATTAATCGCTGAAGCGGAGATGTAGCGACCTTTCGCCATCTCTTTGTAGCTCACGTATTTCTTATTTGATTAACTAGAGGTCTCCTGATCAGCTATTATCGGATCGTAGATGGTGGATGTGCTCTGTGGTAATCAAAGATTCccattttgtcaaaaatcccAACCTTTTCTAACGGAGGGACTCTATGGGAAGAGGGTATTATGGAAGAAAAAATCACTACAGTAGAATTTGGTCCTGAAGTGTAAACCCATGTAAAAGCATTCGTTGAACTGTCGACCGTCAAACATTATAATCGATAGGTAGAATAAGTATTGTGTCGACGGTCAAACATTGTAATCGATAGGTAGAATAAGTATTGTAAGGAAAATCTAGTATTTGTTAAGTTATCCGATCCCGTATGGATCGGTAAAATGAAtgccgccaaaaaatgtactTCTCATTGTCTTGTGAATCGTAGGAGGGCACACTGCGGTATGATTAAGTTTGTTTGAAATGTATGAGGCTGATTTGAATTGTTCACAGAATAAAACGCACGTACGCCACGCGCACTCCGCCCTTGAAGTTCACCCTCTCTTCGGACCTACGCGTGTGGGGTAGTCGTTAAAAAGGCAACTCCATATGATGCAAGACAACTCCTTTTATTCGCAGTCCTAGGGAGGAGTCGCAGCCAGCGACATAGAGTGGCGCAGTCAGCGCCGAACACTGGGTACGGAAGGAGTCGCAGTCAGCGACAGAGAGACGCAGCCAACGTCAGTTAAGGAGACCGCAGTCAGCGGTCAGGAGGCGCAAGGAGCGCCAAGCACGGTGTCAGCAGCCAGCGGGCCAGAAGACGCAAGGAGCGTCAAGCATCGGCGGCCACAGCCAGCGGCCAGAAGGCACAGGTGCCGCCATTTTGCAGTGCGCTGAGGCAGCGCCATATTTGGAACTGTTGGGATGCAGCATTCCCCCAAGAGGGGAAGCCACCCCTACAACAACGCGAGCGGATCAGCAGCCAGCGAGTAGTGGAGCAGAAAACCGGCCGCGAGTGAACATAACCTCGGCGGCGGCCATTTCTAGCCCAGCCACTACGGTGACTACAATAGCGTCCCAACCCAGGAGTACTGCTGTCACAGCTGCGAGTTCAGAGCCGGAGGTGAGCCAGCTCAGCGCATGGATTCGTGCTACCGGGCGGGAGCACCCACAACGTGGCAACAGCATCGCCATTTGTCGGATCCTACGCCTCGATGACGCCGAATGAATCCCAAAGAGTGTATGGGCCAAGGAGGCTTCCGTACCTGCCCGTATTTGGAGGGCAGCCCGGGGAGTGGCCGATCTTTAACTGTGCGTTTGTGGAGACGAACCAAGCATACAACTGCACAGACTTGGAGAACAAGCAGAGGTTGTTGAAGGCGCTGAAGGATGAAGCATGCGAGACAGTGAAGTCGCTGCTGATTCACCCTGGGAACGTCAGCGCCGTGATGGAGCAGCTGCGCTTTAGGTTCGGCCGACCGGAGCAGCTTATACGCAGCCAGCTGAACAGCGTGCGAGAGGTGCCGCCGATTTCGGAGCAGCACCTGGCGAGGATCGTTCCCTTCGCAACCCGAGTGAGTAACCTCACGGCCTGCTTGCAGTCAGCGAAGGCGGAGCAGCACCTGCGGAACCCAACGCTAATGGAGGAGCTTGTGGCGAAGCTTCCTACGAGCAAGCGAGTAGACTGGGCCAGGCACGCTGCATCGATCAAGCCCTTTGGCTGGCTGCAGGAGTACGCAAACGTCGGTTTTGGACGTCGAGGGAAAGGAGCCGAGGCGTCGAGTTCTGCATGCAAGCGTCGGACAAAAACGGATGCGATCAACAGGATGATCGGCAATTGTCCAATTTGTGGAGGGCAACATGCTGCGACGAGCTGCAAGGAGTTCATTGGAGCTTCGCCACCGGGTAGGTGGAGCATGGTGAGGAGGCATCGGCTCTGCTTCACATGCTTACGGAGTGGACATACGACCAGATCCTGCGATGTACATGCCGAGTGCCAGATCAACGGATGCCGCAGATTGCATCACCGTCTGCTACATGGCGCGGACGAGGAGCGAAGATGGCCGGCGCAGCAAGGTGGGTTCAGGAGCCACAACGGAGGAAACCAGCAGTCTGCAGTTTCCAGACGCAGCCCGGACAGGAGGTCTTCGCCACGAGGTGGTTACAGGGACCACGAGGGGAGCCAGGGGAGTCGGCTGTCCCCAAAAACAGCCTGGAGAGAAGGGCCCCGAAGCCAGCGGAGGCGCCCGTGCAGAGGAACTTAAGCTGCGTTGACGCCGAGGGATGCCGACTTTTGTTCCGTATACTGCCAGTAACGCTGTACGGAGCTGGTCGCCAAGTGGACACATACGCGGTCTTGGATGAAGGATCCTCCGTCACGATGATCGATGACGAGCTACAGAGGGATCTGGGAGTGCGAGGCAATCATCGACAGCTGAATATACTATGGTTTGGAGGAACGGCCAGCAGAGAGCCCAGCAACGTTGTGAGGCTAGAGATAAGTGGAGCTGGGAAGCCCACTCGCCACGCTTTGAGGAACGTGTACTCCGTTTCGAGCCTGAGTCTGCCGATGCAGACATTAGGCCGACGAGATGTCCAGGGCGTGCATAAGGATGCGCGTCTGCAGATGAAGACCTACATCAACGTGGTGCCTAAGTTGCTCATCGGACTGGACCATGGACATTTGGGATTGCCACTTAGGACGAGGCGGTTTGCCAGAGAGGGACCGTATGCGGCCGCAACCGAGCTTGGATGGGTTGTGTTTGGGCCAGTAAGTGGGCAATCGACTACGCCGTCACCGAGGTCCTGCCTACTAGCCGTGTCAATGGATGATACGCTGAAACAGATGGTGGAGGACTACTTCGAGATGGAAAGCTTTGGGGTGAAGCTCGCGCCACAGGTCGCAGCCAGCGATGGCGCACGGGCACAAAGGATCCTCGAAGACACCACGGTGAAAGTGGGGCGTCGCTACCAGACGGGATTACTCTGGAAGGACGacgttgataactgttttattcgtcatttggaacatgtttatatactacttggaacacggaagtttagtgtaatgattagtgaagtaagcaatattctaaagtaggtcagggaattatgattatggtagcagtctgcgtagttggctgatactgcaaaatgtgctgactgcattggcgggtcagtgtaccgttgagtcggttagacggtgagttagtgagacatataatatgctgatcagcaattctcatatgcagtgggtgctactgagcgcctggtactgttcccaacttggctactgtttgatttgttgggtgtggtcatgttgagcacctttgggtacgaacaccCGGTAAGGTCCGGCTTGTGTTCGATGCTGCAGCCAAGGTTGGAGGAACCTGGACAAGGGGCCCCAGCATTACAAGACCTTGCCAGCCGTGCTCTTCCACTTCAGGGAAGGAAAAGTCGGAGTCTGCGGTGACATCAAGGAGATGTCCCACCAAGTGCTGATCCGACCCGAGGATCGATGTTCCCAACGATTCCTTTGGAGAGATGGCAACGACGATCGAGTCCCGGATGTGTACGAGATGAACGAGATGATGAGCGTTACGTAAAGGCGGTGAATGCCCTGAAGTTCCGGGGTTTCGGATACGAGGGCAGTCAAGGTTACTACGTCGATGACTATGTGGACAGTGTATCTACCCGAGTGAAGGAGATACATGCGGAGGCTGGATTCGAATTATGCCAGTTTTCATCCAGCTCACCCATCGTGGAAGCGGCGTTGGGACCACCTGGACAAGTCATGAGCGTCGGATGGGATGAGGCTGAGTAGAAGATCCTTTGAATGCGCTGGCAGGTAGCCACGGACGACTTCAGATTCAACGTGGAGTATCACCGAGTGCCAAGTAGCGATCTAAGTGGAGATCGAGTCCCTACAAAGAGGAAGTACTTGAGCCTGCTGTCAACGTTCGACCCATTAGGATTCCTGTGCTGCCTAATGATTACAGCGAAGCTATTGTTGAGAGAGATCTGGAGGCAGAAGATCCAGTGGGACAAACCACTACCAGAGGAGATAGGCAAAGCCTTTGCGGCCTGACGCAGGGAGATGGACGCCGTGGGACAGTTCCGATGCCCTCGTCACTATATTGGGCACGGAGCAGTTCGGGCCATCAAGTTGCACGTGTTCGTGGATGCAAGTCAATCTGCATTCGCGGCGGTGGCCTATTGGAGGGTCACGTACGAGGATGACAACGTGCTGGTTAGCTTCGTGTGCGCAAAGACGAAGTGCGCGCCGATGAGAACAATGTCGATCCCAAGGTTGGAGCTGCAGGCAGCGGTTCTTGGAACCAGACTGATTAACACTGTCAAGGAGGAGCACAGTGTGGACATCAGCGACACGGTGTTGTGGACGGACTCAAAAACGGTGCTGAGGTGGATCGGCGGCACCCACCGCCGGTACAAGCAGTTTGTTGGCAACCAAGTGGCGGAGATTTTGGAGTCGTCGAAGGTTTCCCAGTGGCGATGGGTACCTACAGCTGACAACGCAGCGGATGATGCGACGCGGTCGCAGAATAAGGCGGACCTTAGCCAGGAATCACGTTGGCTAAGCGGACCCACATTTTTGAGGCAGCCAGCGAGCGGCTGGCCGGCGCCTGAGAAGGGAACCGAGCGTGTTACAGATGCGCCTGATGAAAAGGAGATGCCCAGTGAGTTTGCATTGGTGCCCGCAAATAAATTCTCCATTCCGTTCCAGAGATTCTCGAGCTTCAGTCGCCTGAAGAGGACCACAGCCTGGGTCTTGAGGTTTGCGCGTTGGTGTCGCAAGCAGAGAAGCGAGATCGAGGAGTACGGACTCACTGCAACGAAGTGTGAGGCCGCGGAGAACCTGTTAGTCAGACAGGACCAGTTGGAATCGTTCCCCGACGAGATGAGGTCGGCGGAATGCGGAAAGGACGTCGCCAGCTCGAGTGAGATTCGAGGTCTGGCGCCTTACGTGGATGAACAGCTAGTTCTGCGAGTTTATGGCAGAGTTGATGCCGCGCTGTGCATGCCGTACAGTGCGAGGAGGCCCGTAATACTGTAACACAGGAACAGTCTTACGGATTTGATTGTGAGGCCCTTTCACGCCCAGATGAAGCATCAAAACGTGGATGCGACGATTGCTCAGATCCGGACGAGACTCTGGGTCACGAAGATGAGACGAGTGCTGAAGGAAGTAATCTCGTCGTGCAACGAGTGCAAGCTGCAGCGAACGCGGCCGATGCCGCCGATAATGGGACCCCTTCCAGAGGATCGACTGGAAGCGGGGGGATGGCCATTCAAGTACACCGGATTGGACTACTTTGGGCCACTGCTGGTGACTGTATCCCGTCGCCTTGTTCACGTGCTTGACGACAAGGGCGATTCATCTGGAGCTGGCGCATGACCTGTCCACGGATTCCTGCATAATAGCGATCAGGAACTTCGTTTGCCGTAGAGGACCAGTACATAGACTGCGGAGTGATAACGGCAAGTACTTCGTGGGAGCTGACAGGGAGGCCAAGCGATTTGGAGACGTGTTCGAGACGGAGAGGATACAGAGTGAGTTGTCCAGCAGAAGCATTGAATGGGTTTTCAATTGCCCATCGAAGCCGTCTGAGGGCGGAGTATGGGAGCGGATGGTGCAGTGCGTCA from Drosophila suzukii unplaced genomic scaffold, CBGP_Dsuzu_IsoJpt1.0 scf_22, whole genome shotgun sequence includes these protein-coding regions:
- the LOC139354795 gene encoding uncharacterized protein, whose protein sequence is MTPNESQRVYGPRRLPYLPVFGGQPGEWPIFNCAFVETNQAYNCTDLENKQRLLKALKDEACETVKSLLIHPGNVSAVMEQLRFRFGRPEQLIRSQLNSVREVPPISEQHLARIVPFATRVSNLTACLQSAKAEQHLRNPTLMEELVAKLPTSKRVDWARHAASIKPFGWLQEYANVGFGRRGKGAEASSSACKRRTKTDAINRMIGNCPICGGQHAATSCKEFIGASPPDPAMYMPSARSTDAADCITVCYMARTRSEDGRRSKVGSGATTEETSSLQFPDAARTGGLRHEVVTGTTRGARGVGCPQKQPGEKGPEASGGALTLYGAGRQVDTYAVLDEGSSVTMIDDELQRDLGVRGNHRQLNILWFGGTASREPSNVVRLEISGAGKPTRHALRNVYSVSSLSLPMQTLGRRDVQGVHKDARLQMKTYINVVPKLLIGLDHGHLGLPLRTRRFAREGPYAAATELGWVVFGPVSGQSTTPSPRSCLLAVSMDDTLKQMVEDYFEMESFGVKLAPQVAASDGARAQRILEDTTVKRWQRRSSPGCVRDERDDERYVKAVNALKFRGFGYEGSQGYYVDDYVDSVSTRVKEIHAEAGFELCQFSSSSPIVEAALGPPGQVMSVGWDEAE
- the LOC139354796 gene encoding uncharacterized protein, with the translated sequence MDAVGQFRCPRHYIGHGAVRAIKLHVFVDASQSAFAAVAYWRVTYEDDNVLVSFVCAKTKCAPMRTMSIPRLELQAAVLGTRLINTVKEEHSVDISDTVLWTDSKTVLRWIGGTHRRYKQFVGNQVAEILESSKVSQWRWVPTADNAADDATRSQNKADLSQESRWLSGPTFLRQPASGWPAPEKGTERVTDAPDEKEMPSEFALVPANKFSIPFQRFSSFSRLKRTTAWVLRFARWCRKQRSEIEEYGLTATKCEAAENLLVRQDQLESFPDEMRSAECGKDVASSSEIRGLAPYVDEQLVLRVYGRVDAALCMPYSARRPMKHQNVDATIAQIRTRLWVTKMRRVLKEVISSCNECKLQRTRPMPPIMGPLPEDRLEAGGWPFKYTGLDYFGPLLVTVSRRLVHVLDDKGDSSGAGA